The following proteins are encoded in a genomic region of Nitrospiria bacterium:
- a CDS encoding Ig-like domain-containing protein — MKRSAVRWLGVLALLGMATACKSNPNVNVSNAPGITNTTSSVVKSIQVADATGSGGPFTIAKGQTLQLVPTGLDAANNTITGVSYVWSSSDPTVAAVSNNGLVTGVALGGPVTIGAANGTIKSNDVSVTVACAGIPSNAPTPMTVTLNPASPMTVRAITSVTAAIFDCNGSPVPDNTSVTFTLSDSTLGNLSSGSSLASTLTVPTAGGAGLASASFVAGTTAGSLTISATAGSITASAPVVIQALPVLGIQFLQANPQVVGIKGAGQAEVSEVSFSVTDTEGLPIGDGTVVNFQFLNGMNPGGGAAIDPPAAATVGGVAKTFLKSGFVAGPTRILAFIDANGNGTFDSGEIFSTSTPLSIGGGVPSARFFSVAADIHNLAGLAYDNEQANISAFMADRFGNFNVLQGTAVSFYTEAGAIDRQGVTDDKGETTVLFRTQNRLPVDTDPRQDLNPIGNETVLFNDLNSNGLYDLLEPNPRDGRVSVLAVTMGEETFYDTNGNGVYDPGEPFDDNGGEPFIDEN, encoded by the coding sequence ATGAAACGGTCGGCGGTCAGATGGCTTGGGGTCCTGGCGCTTCTGGGCATGGCAACGGCCTGCAAAAGCAATCCCAATGTGAACGTTTCGAATGCTCCGGGTATTACCAACACGACATCGTCCGTCGTCAAATCGATTCAGGTTGCGGACGCCACGGGGTCCGGGGGACCGTTTACCATCGCCAAAGGTCAAACGTTGCAACTCGTACCGACGGGCCTGGACGCCGCCAACAATACGATCACCGGCGTCTCTTATGTTTGGAGTTCCAGCGATCCGACCGTGGCTGCTGTGAGTAACAACGGGCTGGTCACCGGAGTGGCTCTCGGCGGCCCCGTCACAATCGGCGCAGCCAATGGAACGATCAAGAGTAATGACGTGAGCGTGACGGTTGCGTGCGCCGGCATCCCGTCCAATGCGCCGACGCCGATGACGGTGACCTTGAATCCGGCCTCGCCGATGACCGTTCGTGCGATCACCAGCGTCACGGCGGCCATTTTTGACTGCAATGGGAGTCCTGTTCCGGACAATACCTCGGTTACGTTCACCTTGAGCGACTCGACTCTGGGTAATCTGTCCAGCGGGTCGAGTCTGGCCAGTACGCTGACCGTTCCGACCGCCGGCGGCGCGGGCCTCGCGAGCGCGAGCTTTGTGGCGGGCACGACGGCCGGCAGCCTCACGATCTCGGCCACGGCCGGGAGCATCACCGCATCGGCGCCCGTTGTGATTCAGGCCCTGCCGGTTCTGGGGATCCAGTTTCTTCAGGCGAACCCTCAGGTGGTCGGCATCAAAGGCGCGGGTCAGGCCGAGGTGTCCGAAGTTTCCTTCAGCGTCACCGATACGGAAGGGTTGCCGATCGGGGATGGGACGGTGGTTAATTTCCAGTTTCTAAACGGCATGAATCCGGGCGGGGGGGCCGCGATCGATCCTCCGGCCGCCGCGACGGTCGGGGGGGTGGCCAAGACCTTTCTGAAAAGCGGGTTCGTGGCCGGCCCGACGCGCATCCTGGCCTTCATCGACGCCAATGGCAACGGGACGTTTGATTCGGGTGAGATCTTTAGTACCTCGACACCGCTTTCGATCGGCGGAGGAGTTCCCTCGGCCCGATTCTTCAGCGTTGCGGCCGATATTCATAACCTCGCCGGTCTGGCCTACGACAATGAGCAGGCGAACATCAGCGCGTTCATGGCCGATCGATTCGGGAATTTCAATGTACTTCAGGGCACCGCTGTTTCCTTTTATACCGAGGCCGGCGCGATCGACCGCCAGGGAGTTACGGATGATAAAGGTGAAACAACGGTTCTATTCCGGACTCAGAACCGACTGCCGGTCGATACCGATCCGCGACAGGATTTGAACCCGATCGGGAACGAGACCGTGCTGTTTAATGATCTGAACAGCAACGGATTGTATGATCTTCTGGAACCCAACCCGAGGGACGGAAGGGTCTCCGTTCTGGCCGTGACGATGGGGGAAGAGACGTTTTATGACACCAACGGGAATGGGGTGTACGATCCCGGAGAGCCCTTTGATGACAACGGCGGCGAGCCGTTCATAGATGAAAAC